TCAGAGGTTGAGTTTAAGGTCAATACCAAAAACTGGCATCTCGACGGCGAATTTAATAAAATAAAATCTCCGGTTCATGTGAAAGTGCAGCCTTCGAGTTTGAATATTTTGATTTGATTACAGTAATATTTATTTAATTTAAACTGAAAATAAAGAAGTTACTCTTTGATTTAATCCAATAAAATAAAACATACAATTTGTCATTGCATAGGAATCTAAGCTCTATTTTTATCAAGAAAATTTAATATACATCACAAATCAAAAAACGTTATATACTTTGAAGTTTATAACGTTTTTGATTTTGTAATTATTTAAAGGCTAAACCTCCAACTTCTTTTCCACCTCATAAGGATGATCCAGACAATAATGCAGCTGGTCTTTATCCAATTGTTTTTCCCAGTTGGCAACCACAACAGTCGCTACAGAATTGCCAATAACGTTGGTTAAGGCACGGCATTCACTCATAAATTTATCGATTCCCAAAATTAAAGTCATTCCGGCAATCGGAATTTCAGGAACTACCGCGAGTGTTGCAGCTAAGGTTACAAAACCGGCGCCTGTAACGCCTGCCGCTCCTTTAGAACTTAACATCGCTACTAAAAGCAGCATGATCTGTTTCTCAATCGGAAGATGAATATTTAGTCATTCCTTAAAAACCAAGTAATATTTTGATTATCAGTTTTATGCACTTATATTTCGTAAAAAATCGTTGTAAAAAATTGCAATAAATTGTATTTTTAGGATATAAAAAGTGGCAAAATGTTAGGCAAAATAAGAGAGGATTTACAGCAGAATTTATTCAAGACCAGGCTTACGGAGCTTATTAATATGGAGCATCCGGTGGTAAAATTAGCTGGGGAGATTTCCTGGGATAAAATGGAGTCAGAGTTTGAGAAATTATTTTCAGAAAACGGAAGACCTTCTATTGCTATCCGTAAAATAGCAGGAATGCTTTTGCTCAAGGAAATGTTTAAAGAAAGTGATGAAAGTGTAATAGAGAGATGGATTGAGAATGCGTATTGGCAATATTTTACCGGAGAAACCTTTTTCCAGACAGAGCAGCCTTTCGATCCGAGCAATTTTGTACACTTCAGAAAAAGAATTGGAGATAAGGGTTTGGAATTTCTTTTGGGACAAAGCGTTTCTCTCCATCCCAAAGCCAAAACAGAAGATGAAGTTCAGGTAGATACGACGGTTCAGGAGAAGAACATTACCTTTCCTACCGATGCCAAATTAGCAAAAAAAGTAATCGACAATTGTAGAAAAATAGCAGAAAAAGAGAGCGTTGTACAAAGACAAAGCTACAGAAGAGTGAGCAAACAATTATTGCGGGACGCTTTTTTTGGACATCATCCCAGAAGACAGAAGAAGGCAAAAATGGCGAGGAAAAAGCTCAGGACGATTGGTAAAAGAGTTCTTCGGGAATTGGAAAGAAAACTTCCTAAAGATGTTTTGAAAGGCTACGAAGACGTTTTTAAAATTTACCTTAAAGCACTCACCCAAGAACGTACCACGAAAGATAAAATTTACAGTCTTCACGAGCCACAAGTTGCGTGTATTGCGAAAGGAAAATCGGGAAAAGCATACGAGTTTGGGACAAAAGTAGCAGTAGTAAGAGGTCGGAAAACAGGGATCATCAGCTCGGTAAAGAGATTTTCTGGCAATCCTCACGATAGTAAAACTCTTGAAGAATCATTGGCACAGAGTGAGAGGGTAAGAAAATCCGTTGGCGGAACAAGACCTACGAAAGCCACTACAGACAGAGGATTTAAAGGAATCAAAGAAGTGGAAGGAACAGCAATTTTGCTTCCCGCAAAAAAAGAAAAAACAAAATATGGGCAACAAGTAGCCAGATTAAGATTCCGGGCAAGAGCAGCCATAGAACCTTGTATCTCTCATTTAAAAAGAAACCACTCCTTAGGATTAAACTTCCTGAAAGGAGTGGCTGGAGATATTAATAATGCATTATTAGCAGGGATTGGATACAATTTGAAGATGAGATTGAATCAAATCAAACAACAAATTCTTCTTTGGCTCGAACTTGTTCTCCGAATCTTTTTAGGCAAATATAATTTTCAAAGTCAAAAAACAGCTTTTTAAGGAGCGACTATTTAATGCCTGTGCGATAAAAAGTGAAGCCAGCGTCATGTAGATATTGGTGCCGTCAAGGTTAAAAGAATATCCGGTAGGAATTACTAGACCTACGATTGCTC
The sequence above is a segment of the Chryseobacterium sp. MYb264 genome. Coding sequences within it:
- a CDS encoding cation:dicarboxylate symporter family transporter, which codes for MHLPIEKQIMLLLVAMLSSKGAAGVTGAGFVTLAATLAVVPEIPIAGMTLILGIDKFMSECRALTNVIGNSVATVVVANWEKQLDKDQLHYCLDHPYEVEKKLEV
- a CDS encoding IS5 family transposase, with translation MLGKIREDLQQNLFKTRLTELINMEHPVVKLAGEISWDKMESEFEKLFSENGRPSIAIRKIAGMLLLKEMFKESDESVIERWIENAYWQYFTGETFFQTEQPFDPSNFVHFRKRIGDKGLEFLLGQSVSLHPKAKTEDEVQVDTTVQEKNITFPTDAKLAKKVIDNCRKIAEKESVVQRQSYRRVSKQLLRDAFFGHHPRRQKKAKMARKKLRTIGKRVLRELERKLPKDVLKGYEDVFKIYLKALTQERTTKDKIYSLHEPQVACIAKGKSGKAYEFGTKVAVVRGRKTGIISSVKRFSGNPHDSKTLEESLAQSERVRKSVGGTRPTKATTDRGFKGIKEVEGTAILLPAKKEKTKYGQQVARLRFRARAAIEPCISHLKRNHSLGLNFLKGVAGDINNALLAGIGYNLKMRLNQIKQQILLWLELVLRIFLGKYNFQSQKTAF
- a CDS encoding cation:dicarboxylate symporter family transporter; the protein is MVGLVIPTGYSFNLDGTNIYMTLASLFIAQALNSRSLKSCFLTLKIIFA